The following proteins are encoded in a genomic region of Oncorhynchus keta strain PuntledgeMale-10-30-2019 chromosome 6, Oket_V2, whole genome shotgun sequence:
- the LOC118384952 gene encoding arf-GAP with Rho-GAP domain, ANK repeat and PH domain-containing protein 1-like, with translation MSAPLGPDMPVPVPKPRTRYKRAGGSPQIQLSSDRDLIHDTPDTGIHSRGIPPANDLLAEKEDNPAIILNKPAITSPAEQNPSQCNFLLFRSDSGVTPSYPVLDSNGLCPSVWLSFSPHSPAVDTDPYISPAVDTDPYISPAVDTDPYISPAVDTDPYVSPAVDTDPYISPAVDTDPYISPAVDTDPYISPAVDTDPYVSPAVDTDPYISPAADTDPYISPAADTDPYVSPAADTDPYVSPAADTDPYVSPAADTDTYISPAVDTDPYITDVADWEKCPGSGSESSNDDNAVTEEIKNTSHMNNVASGHVCIGVVPSGKPPVEKESMQTRPLKQKIPRAATIRVSRRKQAAVSGGATQAAESSRRENVVSRSSWLDVWKGRRHNVLWATLDGPLVSFWKKRTDKFTDLVFHVSSITNVCKQDKGRFSLYFCKKHFEFMAHNKAVQEGWVTSLLASRGWDPPAPPEQHGALTMKDPRSNRVYAAICGHNLWIYNNKDDFQLGVGLTYVSMNVASVKQTGRHNFSLITPYKNFNFSTDSSRELAVWLGSLNQVILSALSCSEVAHRLWASPWNKVCADCGSANPEWASVNLLVVVCEACAGQHRSLGIHVSKVRSLKLDSKVWTEPLILLFVYYGNKAANDVWGHNVPGAEQILPDSSVDQRGDFIRAKYTKGRYRFTHPLASSQRLLNQRLCEVVCGPNVPETMSLLCSGARVLCHSGDSQCPTPISLAERAGQAMQTELLRHNEYTDAPAYVHQVTGSLLGTSDPPSAAGEEELHGKLEEDRFLFSQENDSAACDVLDLREVISIFHSPNGSTHEFEMVTLTDELVCNADTEEGLLNHLLHILRVVLPEPIDEEELDGVFAVSRVSLREGGGLQHTEVWAVLRGGQVLVYPTDQQRHRERLTLNPETQYKIDSSENTIELVTGERTMSMQFERDHSCQSWHSLLKRAVTTKRKQRPSLYELPPNAIGNVPPAIERCISHITQYGLKVDGLYRRCGLATKVSSLVEALSRSPKTAPLEKDEQGLLDAAGALKQYVRQQVVLIPQTQRELWVKAAAHREENLRLATYRRLLKKLPPDNRITLNALCGHFYIVQLYSVENRMTAQNLALVFVPTLFQELAMNTNMVRLTRELIIHHTLIFLGKEQESDMESEELITKL, from the exons ATGTCTGCCCCCCTCGGTCCAGACATGCCTGTGCCAGTACCCAAACCACGGACTCGCTACAAGCGGGCTGGAGGGAGCCCACAGATCCAGCTCTCTTCTGATCG GGATTTGATACATGATACACCTGACACAGGAATTCATAGCAGAG GTATTCCACCCGCAAATGATTTGCTGGCAGAAAAGGAAGACAACCCTGCCATTATCCTAAATAAGCCTGCCATTACCAGCCCAGCGGAGCAGAATCCAAGCCAGTGTAACTTCCTTCTCTTCAGATCTGATTCTGGAGTGACTCCATCTTACCCAGTACTGGACAGTAATGgactctgtccatctgtctggttGTCCTTCTCTCCACACAGTCCGGCTGTGGATACTGACCCCTACATCAGTCCGGCTGTGGATACTGACCCCTACATCAGTCCGGCTGTGGATACTGACCCCTACATCAGTCCGGCTGTGGATACTGACCCCTACGTCAGTCCGGCTGTGGATACTGACCCCTACATCAGTCCGGCTGTGGATACTGACCCCTACATCAGTCCGGCTGTGGATACTGACCCCTACATCAGTCCGGCTGTGGATACTGACCCCTACGTCAGTCCGGCTGTGGATACTGACCCCTACATCAGTCCGGCTGCGGATACTGACCCCTACATCAGTCCGGCTGCGGATACTGACCCCTACGTCAGTCCGGCTGCAGATACTGACCCCTACGTCAGTCCGGCTGCGGATACTGACCCCTACGTCAGTCCGGCTGCGGATACTGACACCTACATCAGTCCGGCTGTGGATACTGACCCCTACATCACTGACGTAGCTGACTGGGAAAAATGCCCTGGATCTGGATCTGAATCGTCCAATGATGACAATGCCGTTACTGAAGAAATAAAGAACACATCCCACATGAACAA TGTGGCGTCAGGGCATGTTTGTATTGGTGTTGTCCCCAGCGGGAAACCTCCTGTGGAAAAGGAGTCTATGCAGACCAGACCTCTCAAACAGAAGATCCCACG TGCGGCCACCATCCGTGTCAGCAGGAGAAAACAGGCAGCAGTGAGCGGTGGTGCTACCCAGGCAGCAGAGTCCTCTCGTAGGGAGAATGTGGTGTCCCGATCCAGCTGGCTGGATGTATGGAAGGGCCGCAG GCACAATGTTCTGTGGGCCACCCTGGATGGACCGTTGGTATCATTTTGGAAGAAACGCACA GACAAGTTCACAGACCTAGTTTTCCATGTGTCAAGCATCACCAACGTCTGCAAGCAGGACAAAGGACGCTTCTCCCTTTACTTCTGCAAGAAGCACTTTGAGTTCATGGCGCACAACAAAG CGGTGCAGGAGGGCTGGGTGACGTCTCTCCTGGCCTCTCGTGGATGGGACCCCCCAGCCCCTCCGGAGCAGCATGGAGCCCTGACCATGAAGGACCCTCGCAGCAACAGAGTGTACGCGGCCATCTGTGGACACAACCTATGGATCTACAACAACAAAGAT GATTTCCAGTTGGGGGTTGGGCTGACCTATGTGTCCATGAACGTGGCGTCAGTGAAGCAGACTGGCCGTCATAACTTCAGCCTCATCACACCGTACAAAAACTTCAA TTTCTCCACAGACTCATCGAGGGAGCTGGCGGTGTGGCTGGGGAGTCTGAACCAGGTGATCCTCAGTGCCCTGTCATGCAGCGAGGTGGCCCACCGACTCTGGGCCAGCCCATGGAACAAAGTGTGTGCCGACTGTGGCAGTGCCAACCCCGAGTGGGCCTCAGTTAACCTGCTGGTGGTCGTCTGTGAGGCCTGTGCAG GTCAGCATCGCTCTTTGGGCATCCATGTCTCCAAAGTGAGAAGCCTGAAGTTGGACAGTAAAGTGTGGACTGAACCTTTGATTCTG CTATTTGTCTATTATGGGAACAAAGCAGCCAATGATGTATGGGGTCACAATGTGCCAGGTGCAGAGCAGATCCTGCCAGACTCCTCTGTGGATCAGAGGGGGGACTTCATCAGGGCCAAGTACACCAAGGGCCGATACAGATTTACCCATCCTCTTGCCTCCAGCCAGAGACTGCTCAACCAG AGGctgtgtgaggtggtgtgtggCCCTAATGTCCCAGAGACCATGTCATTGCTGTGCTCGGGGGCCCGGGTCCTGTGCCACTCAGGGGACTCTCAGTGCCCCACGCCCATCTCCCTGGCAGAGCGGGCTGGACAGGCCATGCAGACGGAGCTGCTTAGACACAACGAATACACAG ATGCCCCTGCCTATGTTCATCAGGTCACAGGGTCTCTGCTGGGCACCTCTGACCCTCCTTCTGCTGCAG gagaggaggagctccATGGGAAGTTGGAGGAGGACCGCTTCCTGTTCTCCCAGGAGAATGACTCTGCAGCCTGTGATGTTCTGGACCTGAGGGAGGTCATCTCCATCTTCCACAGCCCCAACGG ATCGACTCATGAGTTTGAAATGGTGACTCTGACGGACGAGTTGGTGTGCAATGCCGACACTGAAGAGGGTCTACTGAATCACCTGCTTCATATTCTCAGG GTGGTGTTGCCCGAGCCCATAGATGAGGAGGAGCTGGACGGGGTGTTTGCTGTGTCCCGGGTGtctctgagggagggaggaggcctgCAGCACACTGAGGTCTGGGCAGTGCTCCGTGGAGGTCAGGTCCTCGTCTATCCTACTGACCAGCAGCGCCACAGAGAGAGGCTAACACTCAACCCTGAGACTCAATACA AGATAGATTCCTCTGAGAACACCATAGAGCTGGTCACTGGAGAGAG AACCATGTCCATGCAGTTTGAACGAGACCACAGCTGTCAGTCCTGGCACAGCCTACTGAAACGGGCAGTGACCACAAAGAGGAAGCAGCGCCCATCACTGTACGAGCTGCCACCCAACGCCATTGGCAATGTGCCCCCTGCCATTGAGAGGTGTATCTCACACATCACACAATATG gCCTGAAGGTGGATGGGCTGTACCGGCGCTGTGGCTTGGCCACTAAGGTCAGCAGTCTGGTGGAAGCCCTCAGCAGATCACCTAAAACTGCCCCTCTGGAGAAAGATGAACAGGGTCTCCTGGACGCTGCAGGGGCCCTGAAGCAATATGTCCGCCAGCAGGTGGTGCTCATCCCTCAGACACAAAGGGAACTGTGGGTCAAGGCTGCAG CCCACAGAGAAGAGAACCTTAGACTGGCCACCTACCGCAGACTCCTGAAGAAGCTGCCCCCTGACAACAGAATCACACTCAACGCCCTGTGTGGACACTTCTACAT AGTTCAGCTGTACAGTGTAGAGAACCGTATGACAGCTCAGAACCTGGCGCTGGTGTTTGTCCCAACACTGTTCCAGGAGCTGGCCATGAACACAAACATGGTGCGTCTCACCAGAGAACTCATCATACACCACACACTCATCTTCCTG GGTAAAGAACAAGAGTCTGACATGGAGAGTGAAGAACTCATAACAAAATTATAG